In the Gossypium raimondii isolate GPD5lz chromosome 9, ASM2569854v1, whole genome shotgun sequence genome, one interval contains:
- the LOC105799861 gene encoding RING-H2 finger protein ATL51, whose protein sequence is MDDDDDGGGGRVFRFSPVLVGLLGVIAGAIVVATYHLVYTICTCFRRPTVETDNTTTQYVVDQIPRERPRQRNRGASTIPTLIPIFRYSKDCNEDTCAICLGDFKDGEQIRVLPDCLHFFHVGCIDKWLHLHSNCPLCRAGTSPPQQVAVSLPESSISISTGLGRLPDLRV, encoded by the coding sequence ATGGATGACGACGACGACGGCGGCGGCGGTCGTGTCTTCCGATTTAGCCCGGTTCTCGTCGGCCTTCTTGGAGTCATTGCCGGAGCCATCGTGGTGGCTACTTATCATTTAGTTTACACCATTTGCACATGCTTCCGCAGGCCCACGGTGGAGACCGACAATACTACTACCCAATATGTTGTTGACCAAATTCCACGGGAAAGGCCTCGTCAAAGAAACAGAGGTGCTTCCACAATACCCACTTTGATTCCCATTTTTAGGTACAGCAAAGATTGCAATGAAGATACGTGTGCCATTTGCTTGGGTGATTTCAAGGACGGTGAGCAGATTCGGGTACTGCCAGATTGCTTGCACTTTTTCCATGTGGGATGTATTGATAAATGGCTACATTTGCACTCCAATTGTCCACTTTGCCGCGCTGGTACTTCTCCCCCGCAGCAGGTGGCCGTCTCTTTGCCGGAATCTAGCATATCGATATCTACGGGACTTGGCAGATTACCGGATTTAAGGGTTtag
- the LOC105799860 gene encoding RING-H2 finger protein ATL33 isoform X2 — translation MENSPTVIRPPPPSPQPPPPFFSSSSPPPLSQPDNTTSSTIIPSPPPLPFSLSPQIDPIGQNGNISIVSINPPPPFPDSPRSVDLSPLEFILALMAVITIPAIVYAFFFAVRCPPWSSDERQDRSRDNHGSAVEVTERREPVSGLKYRKETHSKDMGSDCPVCLSVFADGEEVKQLSGCKHSFHAICIDLWLNNHNNCPICRANVAVKRPNNNRRPPSGSTSAIQSDHHQGLPDAASLV, via the coding sequence ATGGAGAACTCACCTACTGTTATCCGGCCACCGCCACCGTCACCACAACCACCGCCACCCTTcttttcatcatcatcaccaccaCCACTTTCTCAGCCTGATAACACCACTAGCAGTACTATTATCCCATCACCCCCGCCGTTACCATTCTCTTTATCACCCCAAATAGACCCCATAGGTCAAAACGGAAACATTTCCATAGTGAGCATCAATCCACCACCACCTTTCCCTGATTCACCGAGAAGCGTTGATTTATCCCCACTCGAATTCATTCTTGCTCTTATGGCAGTCATAACGATCCCAGCTATAGTCTACGCTTTCTTTTTCGCCGTCAGGTGCCCTCCTTGGTCTTCCGACGAACGCCAAGACAGGTCCAGGGACAACCATGGAAGTGCTGTCGAAGTAACCGAGAGAAGGGAGCCTGTTTCAGGTCTTAAGTATCGAAAAGAAACTCACTCTAAAGATATGGGCAGTGATTGCCCGGTTTGTTTATCTGTATTTGCTGATGGGGAGGAAGTAAAGCAGTTGAGTGGATGCAAGCACTCCTTCCACGCTATTTGCATTGATTTATGGCTTAACAATCACAACAACTGTCCAATATGCCGAGCTAATGTTGCCGTAAAGAGGCCAAATAATAATCGTCGGCCGCCGTCTGGTTCAACTTCAGCTATACAAAGTGATCATCATCAAGGTCTGCCTGATGCTGCCAGCTTGGTTTAG
- the LOC105799860 gene encoding RING-H2 finger protein ATL33 isoform X1: MENSPTVIRPPPPSPQPPPPFFSSSSPPPLSQPDNTTSSTIIPSPPPLPFSLSPQIDPIGQNGNISIVSINPPPPFPDSPRSVDLSPLEFILALMAVITIPAIVYAFFFAVRCPPWSSDERQDRSRDNHGSAVEVTERREPVSGLKYRKETHSKDMGSDCPVCLSVFADGEEVKQLSGCKHSFHAICIDLWLNNHNNCPICRANVAVKRPNNNRRPPSGSTSAIQSDHHQGIQGTAIKGKKMCYLVTRFTGPIQGAGKSSHREKRE; the protein is encoded by the exons ATGGAGAACTCACCTACTGTTATCCGGCCACCGCCACCGTCACCACAACCACCGCCACCCTTcttttcatcatcatcaccaccaCCACTTTCTCAGCCTGATAACACCACTAGCAGTACTATTATCCCATCACCCCCGCCGTTACCATTCTCTTTATCACCCCAAATAGACCCCATAGGTCAAAACGGAAACATTTCCATAGTGAGCATCAATCCACCACCACCTTTCCCTGATTCACCGAGAAGCGTTGATTTATCCCCACTCGAATTCATTCTTGCTCTTATGGCAGTCATAACGATCCCAGCTATAGTCTACGCTTTCTTTTTCGCCGTCAGGTGCCCTCCTTGGTCTTCCGACGAACGCCAAGACAGGTCCAGGGACAACCATGGAAGTGCTGTCGAAGTAACCGAGAGAAGGGAGCCTGTTTCAGGTCTTAAGTATCGAAAAGAAACTCACTCTAAAGATATGGGCAGTGATTGCCCGGTTTGTTTATCTGTATTTGCTGATGGGGAGGAAGTAAAGCAGTTGAGTGGATGCAAGCACTCCTTCCACGCTATTTGCATTGATTTATGGCTTAACAATCACAACAACTGTCCAATATGCCGAGCTAATGTTGCCGTAAAGAGGCCAAATAATAATCGTCGGCCGCCGTCTGGTTCAACTTCAGCTATACAAAGTGATCATCATCAAG GGATTCAAGGGACAGCaataaaggggaaaaaaatgTGCTACCTGGTTACGCGGTTTACAGGGCCCATTCAGGGTGCCGGAAAGAGCTCTCACAgggaaaaaagagagtaa